The window TTCCATAATTGATCCGTTTCTTCAATTAATACCTAAAATCAGAACCAGGATGTCATTTACACGCGCGCGCTCTTGcctcctccttctgccctcagttgCCGGGGCGGCCGGTTCCTCGCAGTATTTTGGTCTGCACGGTAACAGCAGTAGTGCTGTGAAGCACCCTGGTTCCGGGAAAAACCAAATCCCTGAATTAAAATATTAAGTGCAAGGCACTGCTAACTGCTGCTGGGGGCTGAGGGGCTAGGAGAGAAGACAACACCAAATTAGCTTCAGATCAGTCTTTTCCTGTGCAGGGAAGGAACTGAAGTCCAGTCCAAGCATTCCCCCAGCACCACACTGAACCGCCATGGCCAGGGGCCGCCCGAGGAGGAGATGCCACAGATCCTTTGAACCAGAGAGGGACAGCTCACGCAATCAAATGAGTGTCTCCGGCCTTAGGAGGACTGGGGGATAGATCTGTTTGCCTCTAGAAGACACTCAGTCAATCTTCCGTGTAGACACTCAGGTGTCTGGTGAACAAAGCTCAATCCCTGCCTTGGATCCCACGGGCTGTGCTTCTAGaattttcccttgacttctgaaTCTAGGAAAGCGCAAGGGACGTGTGGGAAATGGTCCACCTCTCCCCGCTCCCACCTTTTAATCCCACCTTGATTCTAGCCTAAGAGGCCTacttaagatgctaggggcagGGGCTAACACTCTGCTTGTTTAAAGGCCCATAGGCAAACCCAGAACAGTGCTCTGACTGCTGCCTGCCCATCACTGTGGCAAATCAGAGACAAACCTATTTTTTCAGACACAAGCCAGCAAACTGCCCTCCTGCCATCCAAGCAGGACACTCACGTGATTGTACTCTTCTATTCGACACAACTGATCAGGTGTGCACCTCTCCAAAACAGGTTCAAGGACAGAATATGGGACGCCTCCCACTTCAAAGATCGCTGCAGAGGATCGAGGGTAAAAGGGACTGAGTAGCGGTCAAGTCACCCAGTGACCCAACGTGCCAGGGAGCAGAAGAGAAGCATGTGACTTACAGTCGATGTTGTTTTTAAGCACCCGGATGCACTGCTCGTGCAAGGTCATCATTTTGGGGAGATAGGCACACTTGGAACCAGAATAGACCTGCATCTTAGAATTCATTCTTCTTCCGGTGAATCCAGCTTCGTCCTCTTCCTGGGGTGAGGAGAGTGCTGCAAGACAAGAAAAACAGGAATATAAGTTATAAAAGGCACTAAGCTGGacctccctagtggtccagtggttaagactctgagctgccaatgcagggggcgcaggttcaacccctggtgggggaactaagacctcacatgccaTGTGCTGCcatcaaaagattttaaaaaaagttttaaaaaggcaCCGGCTCTTCAATGAAAACTCTCCTTCCACCCCATTCTTCAGCCTCTCAGTTCCCTTTCTGAGGCAACCAGTGCCtctgagaaagcaaaagaattaGACAGTTTCTTATGTCCTTCCAGAAAGTCTATGCAAAAACAAGCtaacattttattccttttaatcaATAACATACTATCATTTTGTCATTTACTGAATTTTAGAAATCACCTCAATACATagatttttccacttaaaaaaaaaaagtggcatagGATGCCATGGTGTGGATGAGCCATGATCCATCTGTGAGCCTCTTACTAAggaacacctgctgctgctgctgctaagttgcttcagtcgtgtccgactctgtgtgaccccagagacaaaGGAACACCTATGCAGTGTCTAATTCTTTTGCTATTAAaactaaccttaaaaaaaaaaaaaaaaaccaaacccagaAAAAACCTAGACCTTTTTTAAGCCCCTGTGGAATGTACAGACCAGAAGGCTGCTAGTAACAGCGGCTGCTAAGACTTGATGACACTCACTCGGTGAACGGCCAGAGCTCAGAGCTTCACAAGCATTACCACTTTCAACCCACCTCATAGGCAGACACCACTATTTCATCCATTCACAGAGTACGAaactgaagcccaagaaaattaagttatTGCCCAAGATCATATAACTTGTAGTAGAggccagagctgggattcaaacctaaGCCATCCaactctagaacctgtgctcttagAAAATGCACCATTCATGATGTcagataataaattttttaaatcactttttccttaaaaaaaaaaaaaaaaaagacaagcaaatTACCTTTTCGCTTTGGTTGGAAAGATGACATCAATTCAGGGGAAGGAAGTGGACGGTAATTGGCCTGGATCACAGGTAATGGGAGGTCAGGTAATACTGGCAACACATCGCTGGGGACCTGCAGAGAAGAGACCAGTGACTGGAGAGCCCCTTTCTACCAGCACAGCTCCTTCCCACAGTCGATGCCCAGCAGTGCTGATGTGGCAGTAACTTCACAGGCAGCCTGGAGGAGAGGCAGCAGCCATGCCTGATACCACCTAAGTCAGGAGACACACAGATGGGCCCAGCGCGATGGAATGCCTCAGAAAAAGTTTTCTCGGGTTCTACCGACCCTGGTGGCCAGAGAGGCCAGGAGGAAATTATTTCAGATTGAAATTCAGCAAGTCACGGAAAAGCCAGCCAAGCAAATCAGCAGTGGGGTTGCAGGCCCAGGTGCTCTGGGTGGAAGGGGCCGCAGGGGTTACCTTTTTCAGCTTGGCTGAGTCGGCTCCAACTGGCGGAAGCTTCTCAGGCTTGTTTTCATTCACCTTAGGTAATTTGTGAACTGAGTCCAAGTTTTTACTAGTGCtttttgaatcattttttttaagtcctttttCTCCGGGAGTCGTGGTTGAAGTTTTcacaatctttttctttttcttccggGGCTGGTCATAGCTGAGGTATGACTCAAAAGACATGGTGGGTTTCTCAAATTCATCATCCGAATCTGCCTCCTCACCTTTAGGGAAGGAAGCCACTGACTTTCTATCTGAATGCGAAGGTTTGACTTTCCCTTCTTGAGTTTTCAGGTTGTTAGAAACCTTCTCTTTTGCCTTGGGCAACAGGTCTCCTGCCCCCTTGCCCATGTCTGAGTTTTCTAGACTCTGCTTGTTTTTGTCTGATTTGGTTTTCTCGGAGTCTCTAGGTTTGGGCTTTTTAAGGTGGTTGTCTGAAGCCACCTCCAAGGCGGGTAAGACCTTCTTCTTGGCGctgccctccttctccttctctttcctgaCACCAGAGGGCGGTTTCTCCTTTGTGCTGTCCCCAGAGGTCGGCCTCCGATTTTCCTCTTTGGAGACGACCTTGTGTGACTTTTCTTTGATCAGAGAAGACTTCTCGTCTCCTCTGGCATCCGCCGGACGTTTTTCTTTATGGGAAGATCTGTGCTCCTTGCTCTGACTCGTGCTTTCTCTCCCCTGGGCTTCCCCCAGGTGTCGCTCTTGACTGACCCCCAGTCTGTCCTGAAAGGCATTACTATGGCCTTTGCCAGGCTTCTGGCGGGGAACAAAGGGCTCatggtcctcctccaggggtctgtAATGGTCCAAAGACATGTGATGAGGGCTGGTGGATGGTGGAGGGGACTGAACATGGCCGTAATCGGAAGACTCATGGTCTGAAGAGTAAACTGGAGAAGTTCTGTGGTACCTCTTTCTTTCATCTCTCCTCGCATGACTGTGAGATACTTTGTGAGACCGCTCGAGCTCTGGGAGTTTTCTGTGCTTTTTCTGTCTATTATCAGGACTGTATGACTGGCTGCTGGAGGCTTTCCAGCTTTCCGGGTAGTCCCCCTCTATCTCTGCCTCCTCCCTTAGGGCATCCCTGGGGCGCTTCCGAGAACTGCTCTTCTCAAAGTTCTGTTCCTCAGGCTCTGTGGttctaaaacaaaaggaaaaaacagagaaaaagttcAGGGTAATCCTTGTTCACAGGACAAAGTCACAGAACCTGAACATGACAAAAGATGAAGAGTTTACATAGTTAGAAACATGGGCTTGGGAAGAAGGTTCTGCTCAAAGATACTCAACTAGGTTTTAAAACTGGGAAAACTCAAATATTCCATAAATGGAACATGATGAGTTTAACTACAGGCTACAAAGATCAAGTATCTTGTGTACGTGAAAATGCTTAAAAAGCTTTTCAACACAGGGaaatattgaatttgttacattaaAAAGGGGCAGTAATTTATGTCAGTTTATTCACAACTgtataaaaatgacttttaagaCCAACTTAGAAAGAAACATTCCAAAATGTCAATAATGCTGATCTCTGAAGGGTAcaatttagaaatttttattctttcgagttccctggtggcctagtggtgaggattctgggctttcactacTGTGgcccaaggttcaatccctggtcagggaactgagatcccataagccatgagGCAGTAccaaaaagagaaatttattcttctactttttaaatattttataatattctttaatgATCATGGcttattttttataattgaggcagaataaacattttaaataagaaggcagagaaggaatAAGAGAACTTTTCCTACCGTTCTACAGGAACCAGCTTcttccactgggccaccaggtcCCTGGCAAAGTTACCGACGTGCTCGTGTTTTCGCAAGCTGTTTACCGTTTTCCCAACTCCAGTCTCCTACAAAGTTGACAAAGGAATCGTTGGAAGGTTGTGGAACTAGGCTCAtaattttctaaagaaataaagCCTCCTGCATTCCAACAAACCAAAACTTCATCCAAAAACATACAAGTCTGAGTACAAAGTTAGTTTGTGTCAGTGAGCCAAACCTCTAACGACACACAGTAGCAAAGCATACCAAATTCAGAAGAGGAAAACACTAAATTAAAACACCTCTGGAGGGACTGCCCtgctagtccagtggttaagaatctgcctgctggtgcaaggaacacaggttcaattcctggtcccaaagattccacatgcctcggggtgactcagcccatgtgtcacaactcctgaagcccacctgccctagagtctgtgctccacaacaagaaaagccactgtgatgagaagcctgcTCGTGGCAACTaaaaaagcctgtgcacagcaataaAAACCCAGAACagcaaaaatacagtaaaaaacaaacaaacaaacaaaaaaaacaaaccaagccCATGGTTTATAAGACATAAAACACTtctagaactttaaaaataataacaagagTGATTATGGCAGGTGTCAGATCCTGACCTAAGAGTACTGCATCTGGTGTCTGAGTTAatacttttttttggccacactgtgcaacTTGTGGAAACTTAAttccccaaaccaggaattgaacccaggcccatggcagtggaagcacagagttctaaccactgatcCACCAAGGAACTCCCTGAATTAATACTTTAGGAACAGTTTCATCATCCTAAGAAGAAACCCAGTTCCTCCCACCCCTGGtaatcactaatctactttctgtctgtgGATCTGCCTACTCTAGACATTTCATATCAATAAAACCACACAATATGTGACCTTGTGTCTGGTTTCCTTCACTTCTAGAGCCCATGGTCTTAACCTTACTGTATAATCTCTCCGATTGCAAAGGAGATGGATACACTTGTATAATACATAAAATTACACAGCTCTTACCGCAAGAATGTCTACTGTAATGGGCAGGGCGGAgagtttcttcaaatatttcaatAGCTGCAGAGAGAAATTAAATACACATTAATTGTTATAAAATCATAATCATTCCCTGAACAAATATCAAAGAATACTATCTAATGGCAAAGTGCTtaccctgtgttatacaatattaAGTATGGTTATTATCCTATTTACAAGAACGAAAACAGACTCAATAAAGTTAAGTTACTTGTCCCAGGATGCATGTAGGGCAAGATGCACTCAGCTCTGTGGCTTTAGATTCCATGCTTTCAACCACTATGCGACACCAAGGGAAGACCTATCAGTTCTAATATAAGTCATCAACAACTACCGCTCTGCCCCAGTTAGAATTTCTGAGAAAGGTGCCGAATGTAGGAAATCACTCATGGAGGAAAGTAAAAAGAAgaggtctcaaaaaaaaaaaaaaaaaaaaaaaagaagaagtctcTACAGGAAAAGGGAATCACATTTCCAGAGAAAGTGTGTTTAACAGaattggggtttttgtttgtttgctttttgatgTTAAGTGGGAAGCCAAGACCAATTTCAAGTTGCTAGAATAGGCGCTTTGCATTGCAAATGGTAAACGAAAATGTCTGGGTAGACTGGAGAAGCAATCTGGGTCTGGCCACATTTCTTTTCTATAGTATAGTCTCTTGAACTTGATCAAAATCAGGATAGCAGAGCTGTTAAGATAGAGTCTCAGCCAAAGACAGGCTTCAGTGTGCCCCTGCCACTTTCTTGTGGGGTGATCTTGTGCAAGtcattaacctctctgagccccagttacTTCATCTGCAAAACAGAACTGAGTCCTGTCTCGACTTCACAGGTTGTGAGGATTCAAACCATGTCTGTAGCCCTAGTGCCTGGAATGCTATATAAGCTCAATAAGTGCTTATTAATCATTTCATTCATCAACTGACCATTCGTTAAAGTTAAACAGCTACCCATAATCTTCTACCAGATATTCTCAGCCAGTTCCTACTTGCTCCACTTCTAACCAAAGTCATGACTGCTATGCCATTCTCTAGGAAAGGTTtatgtatatacaaataaatttacattctgctgctgctgctgctaagtcacttcagtcgtgtccgactctgtgcgaccccagagacggcagcccaccaggctcccccatccctgggattctccaggcaagaacaccagagttggttgccatttccttctccaatgcgtgacactgaaaagtgaaagtgaagtccctcagtcgtgtccaactcttagcgacccctggacggcagcctaccaggctcttccgcccatgggattttccaagcaagagtactggtgtggggtgccattgccttctccaaatttgcATTCAAGGAATGCCAAAAAGTACAGGTTGTTCAAAATAGATTAACTATGACTGcctttatatttaaatatctgaTAACAGGATCTGTTCTTTTTACATGTGTAGCCCAGGCTATACTTAGTATGCCATATTACTACTAGGTGGAGTAGTAAGTATGTGTTTCTGGTCATTCTACTTCAATAATTACTGAACACAGTCGCTAGGCAGAGCAACTGGATCACATGTGATCATCTTGTTTGACTGGGAACAACTGAGAAGCCAAGTAGTGTATCTATGGAAAACTATGCTCCACTTCCAATTCAATCACCACCATCATCCAACTCAGGACAAAGTATATGTGTATTTCTTGTCACCCAAGTGATGGGTGCAAAGATTCCTGCCAAATCCttttcttaaaaaggaaaatttagactatctgaaaagataaaaaacagaTTGTCTCCTCTAACACCATTCTCTGGAAGGCATTTATATATTGAATACTATTTATTGTGCATTGGCTACTACGTTAAGCTCTTACACCTGTTAGCTCATTTCATTCTCGTTAACCAACTCTATAAAATGGATTTTAtgtttcccattttacaaatactgAAATTGAGCTCAGTGAGATTAAGGTAACTTGCCTAACAAGCAAGTCAGTCAAGTGTGTTTAACACAGCAGGCACTGGGTTGgtaaaatgttacagaaaaacccctTTGGCCAACTTAATACTACAAAgccacataaaaaacaaaaacaaaaaacactgtccttagaaaagaggaaaagaaaatgttcctCTTAGCACACGTGACACAAAGCAGAAGAGTCCCTCCTTAGTGTCACAATGTCAGACAGTTTAGAGTCTGCAGAGGAAAGGTCACTACCAGGACCTCTATAAAGGCCACATATAAGATAGGGCTAGAAGTCACTGAAGGTGTGTCATCTTGAAGCCTAGCACTAACTTGAAGTGTAAATCCTgtctttctgcttcattttggGTTAGAAGGGGCGACTTCAAAGCAGACAAAACTAAAACCCAGGAGATATTGAAACCAATTTAGCCAAAGCCAAGAGAAACACAGCTTCAGAGCCTCTCTATTTTCAATGAGgtacaaagaagaacaaagcatTAAAAAGGTAAAGCTCTTTGGGcatcctcagatcagatcagatcagtcgctcagtcatgtccgactctttgcgaccccatgaatcgcagcacgccaggcctccctgtccatcaccaacttccggagttcactcagactcacgtccatcaagtcagtgatgccatccagccatctcatcctctgtcatccccttctcctcctgtccccaatccctcccagcatcagagtcttttccaacgagtcaactcttcgcatgaggtggccaaagtactggagtttcagctttggcatcattccttccaaggaaatcccagggctgatctccttcagaatgtactggttggatctccttgcagtccaagggactctcaagagtcctctccaacaccacagttcaaaggcatcaattcttcagcgctcagccttcttcacagtccaactctcacatccatacatgaccactggaaaaaccatagccttgacgagacggacctttgttggcaaagtaatgtctctgcttttgaatatgctatctaggttggtcataactttccttccaaggagtaagcgtcttttaatttcatggctgcagtcaccatctgcagtgattttggagcccccaaaaataaagtctgacactgtttccgctgtttccccatctatttcccatgaagtggtgggaccggatgccatgatcttcgttttctgaatgttgagctttaagccaactttttcactctccactttcactttcatcaagaggcttttgagttcctcttcactttctgccataagggtggtgtcatctgcatatctgaggttattgatatttctcccggcaatcttgattccagcttgtgtttcttccagtccagcatttctcatgatggactctgcatataagttaaataaacagggtgacaatatacagccttgacgtactccttttcctatttggaaccagtctgttgttccatgtccagttctaactgttgcttcctgacctgcatacaaatttctcaagaggcagatcaggtggtctggtattcccatctctttcagaattttccacagtttattgagatccacacaaaggctttggcatagtcaataaagcagaaatagatgtttttctggaactctcttgctttttccatgatccagcggatgttggcatttgatctctggttcctctgccttttctaaaaccagtttcaGGTAGGTGGAAACTTGCTGTTACCAAACTCAGGGACCAGTTGTAGTTTGCAAGAACTGTTAACAAGTCATTGAGAAACCGAAAACATTTGCACAGTCCATGCTTAAGAATCTCAGTGTCCTTTGCACACTACTTCATCCCAAAGAGCTAAAGATGTTCAAGGTGTTGACCCCTTGTTCTCCACTTGCCTTCAAACTGTGTTCCTGGTAGTTTCCATGTTCAAACGATAACCTGTGACAAGTAACTTGACCAGCCATGAAAACTGTTTCCACTTAAATAGTAGGAACCAAATGACCCTGGTTTGCCTCATACATTTCCCCCCAAGTAAGCTAGATTATACATGGGCTTAAAGTGAAAACAGAGTTATAGTTAAACATCTGTATGTTTAACACTGGAAAATCCATGCACAGAGGTGTAGGATCAACCCTTTGGTTAACAATGGTTTGAAATCAAGATTTAGTTTCAAATTTCAATACTGCTATATAATCATCTTGCAATTTCAAGAACAACCTGTGGGAGCTTGTTGGGTTAACAGACGGTTGAGAAGGCCGGGGTGCCAGCTTGCAGTTTTCCCTCTGCATTAGCTCATTTGTGAATGCCAACTATTGTGCCCTTTgcaaaaatgatcttcataatGCAAAGTCAGAAGTTTAGGATGACTGTCTGTGCCCAGATACTCACAATCACTCCTAGCTGGAATAGGTTGAGAAGTCAAACAAacctttttttacttttaaatttcatgcACATCAACAACTAGAAAAGCTACTTCAAAATTCAAGCTCTAGTGGGGAAATGGCTACAGATACTacatggtgctttttttttttttttctttttttaaacccaaTGGAAGATGAAACTGGGGAGATAAGGGGATTTACATAATGTTGTTTTAAGGTTTTAAAGTCAGTAGCAAACCTACAGTGTCCAGGAAAACAAGCTAGTACTCAGAAATAATGACCATTGATTAGAAGCCCACAAAGGGTTATTGTAAAAAGAAACTTGTAAATATGCCTGTCCACTAGGTATTGAAGCCAGGATAGAAAATATAACACAAAACAAGTGAAAGCATTTCAGTTTTCACAGACTTAAAGCTCAAATGTCGTCCTGAAGAAGCTGATCTTTGAGCTAGGTATGCATGAGAAGCAAGTGCTCTGATAATGAGATACAGcatttagaaacagaaaaaaacctCACCTATGACAGACAGCAAGGTGAAGAGAAAGGGACCCATCAAGAAAAACTGTAAAGAGTGGAGATGAACATCTACTGAGCACTTCCGCCTTTTAGTGCTGTCCTAGAAGAAGCAGGTGAGGAAACTGGCTTAGCAAggaacaccccccccccacccccgcaatgTCCATGGCTAGCAAATAAATTAGAACTCAAATCTCCTCACCATTTTATCTCTAATGACTCCCTGgattatttcctctttaaaagGCACTCTGGGATTTACAAATCAAACTCTTAAGGACTGTACACAGCAGCTATAATGCTGACAGAAATGTCAAACACCTTGAGTGTTTTTATCACTGtatttcaataatttaaaaaaacactaacATCCACCGGACCCTCTCCCAATCACTGAGAAGCTGAATGGAAGAAAAGtcggaagaaaaaaaaacaccccaaaaacATGCATTTAACTTATGAAAACAGTTAAGGAGGGGGAACAAAACTCGCCGAGCACAATTAAAAATGGTTGCCCATCAATCGCAGCTGCCAGAAACGGTAGCCCTTACCTTTCCAGCAAtgccagaaggaaaagaaaaatctagcTGCAACCTCTAACCCTGTTTCTCCCCACCTCTTCCAATTACAACCTAAGTTTTTAGTTAGGGTGACATgaggtttatttttgctttgaaagAGACCTActgagaaagcaaaaaaagagTCCACGATCTAATTATCAAGGCGGAAAGGAATTAAAAAACGTCTTAAGGACGCAGGGACCACACACCGAGCCTAAGTTCCATCAGGCGCATGCAgagacaccccccaccccccctccgcGCCGCTACCCTCTTCTCTCCAACAAACATCAAAAAGACGGGAAGAAATCAGGGGACGGATCGCGCAGGGCGAGTAGCTGAGCGGGCAGGAGTTAACTCCGGGCGGGGAGCTCTCCCGACAGGAAAACAGCTGGCCCGGGACGCCCGGGGGAGGACTCCGCGAGCCCCGCCGGCACGCGGCGTCCGCGCGGAGCGCGCCCCGGCCCCGCAGCAGCCCGCGGGCGCCCGGGGCCGGCACAAGCCGAGGCCCCGGCCCGTCGAGGACGGCCGCCCTGCGGGCCC of the Bubalus kerabau isolate K-KA32 ecotype Philippines breed swamp buffalo chromosome 3, PCC_UOA_SB_1v2, whole genome shotgun sequence genome contains:
- the ELOA gene encoding elongin-A; its protein translation is MHGGRSRSPRTRREPSSGEEAAPVTAMAAESALQVVEKLQARLATNADPKKLLKYLKKLSALPITVDILAETGVGKTVNSLRKHEHVGNFARDLVAQWKKLVPVERTTEPEEQNFEKSSSRKRPRDALREEAEIEGDYPESWKASSSQSYSPDNRQKKHRKLPELERSHKVSHSHARRDERKRYHRTSPVYSSDHESSDYGHVQSPPPSTSPHHMSLDHYRPLEEDHEPFVPRQKPGKGHSNAFQDRLGVSQERHLGEAQGRESTSQSKEHRSSHKEKRPADARGDEKSSLIKEKSHKVVSKEENRRPTSGDSTKEKPPSGVRKEKEKEGSAKKKVLPALEVASDNHLKKPKPRDSEKTKSDKNKQSLENSDMGKGAGDLLPKAKEKVSNNLKTQEGKVKPSHSDRKSVASFPKGEEADSDDEFEKPTMSFESYLSYDQPRKKKKKIVKTSTTTPGEKGLKKNDSKSTSKNLDSVHKLPKVNENKPEKLPPVGADSAKLKKVPSDVLPVLPDLPLPVIQANYRPLPSPELMSSFQPKRKALSSPQEEDEAGFTGRRMNSKMQVYSGSKCAYLPKMMTLHEQCIRVLKNNIDSIFEVGGVPYSVLEPVLERCTPDQLCRIEEYNHVLIEETDQLWKVHCHRDFKDERPEEYESWREMYLRLQDAREQRLRVLTKNIRSAHANKPKGRQAKMAFVNSVAKPPRDVRRRQEKFGTGGAAVPEKIRIKPAPYPTGSSRASFSSGSSNSFNASPEEPAYDGPSTSGAHPAPVLSSTVSYDPRKPAVKKIAPMMAKTIKAFKNRFSRR